The proteins below come from a single Drosophila busckii strain San Diego stock center, stock number 13000-0081.31 chromosome X, ASM1175060v1, whole genome shotgun sequence genomic window:
- the LOC108605419 gene encoding hypoxia up-regulated protein 1 has protein sequence MLSNQRRRSASLLPLLTVALLAMATQLPGANAAAVMSVDLGTEWMKVGVVSPGVPMEIALNRESKRKTPAILAFRDNIRTFGEDAQTIGIREPSAAYGYLLDLLGKTIDNPVVDLYRKRFPYYTIVGDKERNTVVFKKSDTEEFSVEELIAQMLVKAKEYAQESTQQQIAECVLTVPGYFGQAEREALLVAAQLANLKVLQLINDYAAVALNYGVFHRGEINETAQYFLFYDMGAYKTSAAVVSYQLVKDKQTKETNPVVQVLGVGYDRTLGGLEIQLRLRDYLAAEFNALKKTKTDVTTSPRALAKLFKEAGRLKNVLSANNDHYAQIENLLEDHDFKLQVTREKLEELCADIWPRATKPLEDALATSNLSLDVINQVILFGGGTRVPRVQETIKQLIKQELGKNLNADESATMGAVYKAADLSTGFKVKKFIVKDAVVFPLQVTFERDPGDGAAVKQVKRALFASMNPYPQKKVITFNKHTDDFEFFVNYGDLERFSAEEVATIGSLNVTRVQLQRVKELMDSVKSDIVENKGIKAYFYMDDSGIFRCTGVEYVYDKQKVEEELDEDSTLSKLGSTISKLFAKEAEKAANGDANGDAPTTEQEAGEEATNSKNEESAKPSGDDAAATAAPIDGKQDAKNETIKLVTIKSPVAHKTDLRFTAPLSGANYDASQSKLTGINRVEEERVRLESSFNALESHIIEIQQKLEEKPYADCATPEEKEKLLSECSTLAEWLYEDVENPKAEMYENKLAALKKLSNVFLARHWEHEERPDATKALRGMIDGAEKFLTTAQNLTKEANPEKDVFTQVEIDTLVKVIDETHTWLKTESAAQKKLSRSADVRLTVKDITDKMSLLDREVKYLVNKIKIWKPKVKPDKEKKPKETESVPAGGEEEVPLASGSGDDAAAAASEAQAEAPNTGKKPATGEGEPEVTATPDVDGKTPHGEL, from the exons ATGCTGTCAAACCAACGCCGACGTAGTGCAtcgctgttgccgctgctaaCCGTAGCACTGCTGGCGATGGCAACGCAACTGCCTGGCGCCAATGCGGCAGCCGTAATGTCCGTTGATCTCGGCACCGAGTGGATGAAAGTGGGCGTTGTGTCGCCTGGCGTGCCCATGGAAATTGCGCTGAACCGTGAATCCAAACGCAAAACACCTGCCATACTTGCCTTCCGCGATAACATACGCACCTTCGGCGAAGACGCACAGACCATTGGCATTCGAGAACCTTCCGCAGCCTATGGCTATTTGTTGGATCTGCTGGGCAAGACCATAGATAATCCTGTGGTTGACTTGTACAG AAAACGTTTCCCATATTACACCATTGTGGGTGATAAGGAGCGCAATACGGTTGTCTTCAAGAAGAGCGACACCGAGGAGTTTAGCGTGGAGGAGCTGATCGCCCAGATGCTGGTGAAGGCCAAGGAGTATGCCCAGGAGTCGACACAACAGCAGATTGCCGAGTGTGTGCTAACCGTGCCCGGTTACTTTGGCCAGGCGGAGCGTGAGGCGCTGCTTGTGGCCGCTCAGTTGGCCAATCTGAAGGTGCTGCAGCTGATCAACGACTATGCAGCAGTTGCGCTTAACTACGGCGTCTTCCATCGTGGAGAGATTAACGAGACGGCGCAATACTTTTTGTTCTACGACATGGGCGCATACAAGACATCGGCGGCGGTGGTTAGCTATCAGCTGGTGAAGGACAAGCAGACCAAGGAAACGAATCCAGTGGTGCAGGTGCTGGGCGTCGGCTACGATCGCACGCTCGGCGGATTGGAGATTCAGCTGCGTCTGCGCGACTATTTGGCTGCCGAGTTCAATGCGCTGAAGAAGACCAAGACAGATGTGACCACCAGTCCACGTGCGCTGGCGAAGCTGTTCAAGGAGGCGGGTCGCTTGAAGAATGTGCTGTCGGCCAACAACGATCACTATGCTCAAATTGAGAATCTTCTGGAGGATCATGACTTCAAGTTGCAAGTAACACGCGAGAAACTGGAGGAACTCTGCGCTGATATCTGGCCACGCGCCACCAAACCGCTGGAGGACGCGCTTGCCACCTCGAATCTATCGCTGGACGTCATCAATCAGGTGATACTCTTTGGCGGCGGCACTCGTGTGCCACGCGTGCAGGAGACCATTAAGCAGCTGATCAAGCAGGAGCTGGGCAAGAATCTAAATGCCGACGAGTCCGCCACCATGGGCGCTGTTTACAAGGCAGCGGATCTGTCCACGGGCTTCAAGGTGAAGAAGTTTATTGTCAAGGATGCTGTCGTCTTCCCACTGCAAGTGACCTTCGAGCGTGATCCTGGCGATGGCGCTGCAGTCAAGCAGGTGAAACGTGCCCTATTCGCTTCCATGAATCCCTATCCACAGAAGAAGGTCATCACCTTTAACAAGCACACCGATGACTTTGAGTTCTTCGTAAACTATGGCGATCTGGAGCGTTTTAGTGCGGAGGAAGTTGCTACCATCGGCAGTTTGAATGTAACTCgcgtgcagctgcagcgcgtCAAGGAGCTGATGGACAGTGTCAAGTCGGATATTGTGGAGAATAAGGGCATCAAGGCTTACTTCTATATGGACGATTCCGGCATATTCCGTTGCACGGGCGTTGAATATGTGTACGATAAGCAAAAGGTCGAGGAGGAGCTGGATGAGGACAGCACGCTGTCCAAGCTGGGCAGCACCATAAGCAAACTCTTTGCCAAGGAGGCTGAGAAGGCCGCCAATGGTGATGCCAACGGTGATGCGCCCACAACTGAGCAGGAAGCCGGCGAGGAGGCAACCAATAGTAAGAACGAAGAGTCCGCCAAGCCGTCAGGCGAtgatgctgcagcaactgctgctcctATCGATGGCAAGCAGGATGCCAAGAATGAGACCATCAAGCTAGTCACTATCAAGTCGCCCGTGGCGCATAAGACAGACTTACGCTTCACTGCACCACTGAGCGGTGCCAACTATGATGCCTCCCAGAGCAAGTTGACGGGCATCAATCGCGTTGAGGAGGAGCGTGTGCGTCTGGAGTCTTCGTTCAATGCGCTCGAATCGCACATTATTGAGATCCAGCAGAAGCTGGAGGAGAAGCCCTATGCGGATTGTGCGACACCAGAGGAAAAAGAGAAGCTGTTGAGCGAGTGCAGCACGCTCGCGGAGTGGCTCTACGAGGATGTGGAGAATCCCAAGGCGGAGATGTATGAGAACAAGCTGGCGGCGCTTAAGAAACTGTCGAATGTTTTCCTAGCGCGTCACTGGGAGCATGAGGAGCGTCCTGATGCCACTAAGGCGCTTAGGGGCATGATTGACGGCGCTGAAAAGTTCCTGACCACTGCCCAGAACCTTACAAAGGAAGCAAATCCAGAGAAGGATGTCTTCACCCAGGTGGAGATCGATACGCTGGTCAAGGTGATTGATGAGACACACACCTGGCTTAAGACTGAGAGCGCCGCACAGAAGAAACTTAGCCGCAGTGCAGATGTCCGACTGACTGTTAAGGACATCACCGACAAAATGTCGCTCTTGGATCGTGAGGTTAAATATTTAGTCAACAAGATTAAAATCTGGAAGCCAAAAGTAAAGCCAGACAAGGAGAAGAAGCCGAAAGAGACTGAATCAGTGCCCGCCGGCGGTGAGGAAGAAGTGCCTCTGGCCAGCGGCAGTGGagatgacgctgctgctgctgctagcgaGGCGCAGGCAGAAGCACCAAATACAGGAAAGAAGCCAGCAACTGGGGAGGGTGAACCAGAGGTGACAGCCACGCCTGATGTCGATGGCAAGACTCCACATGGTGAACTCTAA
- the LOC108605434 gene encoding DNA-directed RNA polymerase II subunit RPB1, which produces MHGSRSLTLLATLGCILALSLGEPLDELNTRDVNELYERFARALMDIPRIPSQAYGPPVIYNSQSSYSPSSPGQSYSAPKAPSYSAPAASSYSAPKAPSYSATAAPSYSAPAAPSYSAPAAPSYSAPAAPSYSAPKAPSYSAPAAPSYSAPAAPSYSAPAAPSYSAPKAPSYSAPAAASYSAPAAPSYSAPAAPSYSAPAASSYSAPKAPSYSAPAAPSYSAPAASSYSAPAAPSYSAPAAPSYSAPKAPSYSAPAAPSYSAPAASSYSAPAAPSYSASAAPSYSAPAAPSYSAPKAPSYSAPAAPSYSAPAASSYSAPAAPSYSASAAPSYSAPAAPSYSAPKAPSYSAPAASSYSAPAAPSYSAPAAPSYSAPKAPSYSAPAAPSYSAPAAPSYSAPATQSYSAPAAPSYSAPKAPSYSAPAAPSYSAPSYSAPAAQSYSAPAAPSYSAPKATSYSAPAAPSYSAPAAPSYSAPAAPNYSASKASEYAARMLGSAYAPPTGGNGGSYVSAPACPNNYVFSCKSVFQPVPCASQGSSY; this is translated from the coding sequence ATGCACGGGTCGCGTTCCTTAACACTCTTGGCCACTTTGGGCTGTATTCTTGCCCTCTCGCTTGGGGAGCCGCTAGATGAGCTTAACACGCGGGACGTTAACGAACTTTATGAGCGCTTCGCTCGCGCCTTAATGGATATTCCCCGCATTCCGTCCCAGGCTTATGGACCGCCAGTCATTTACAACTCACAGTCTAGCTACAGTCCGTCCTCGCCAGGTCAAAGTTACTCAGCGCCGAAGGCTCCAAGCTACTCAGCACCTGCGGCTTCAAGCTACTCTGCACCAAAGGCTCCTTCCTATTCAGCTACCGCTGCGCCAAGCTAttctgctccagctgctcctaGCTACTCAGCACCAGCAGCCCCAAGCTACTCTGCACCAGCGGCTCCAAGTTATTCAGCACCAAAGGCTCCTTCCTATTCAGCTCCCGCTGCTCCAAGCTACTCTGCTCCGGCTGCTCCCAGTTATTCTGCTCCGGCTGCTCCTAGCTATTCAGCACCAAAGGCTCCTTCTTATTCGGCTCCCGCTGCGGCAAGCTAttctgctcctgctgctcccAGCTAttctgctccagctgctcctaGCTACTCAGCACCAGCGGCTTCAAGCTACTCTGCACCAAAGGCCCCTTCCTATTCGGCACCCGCTGCGCCAAGCTAttctgctcctgctgcttctAGCTActcagcaccagcagcaccaagCTACTCTGCACCAGCGGCTCCAAGCTATTCAGCACCAAAGGCTCCTTCCTATTCGGCGCCCGCTGCTCCAAGCTAttctgctcctgctgcttctAGCTAttctgctccagctgctcctaGCTactcagcatcagcagcaccaAGCTACTCTGCACCAGCTGCTCCAAGCTATTCAGCACCAAAGGCTCCTTCCTATTCGGCGCCCGCTGCTCCAAGCTAttctgctcctgctgcttctAGCTAttctgctccagctgctcctaGCTactcagcatcagcagcaccaAGCTACTCTGCACCAGCGGCTCCAAGCTATTCAGCACCAAAGGCTCCTTCCTATTCGGCGCCCGCTGCTTCAAGCTACTCTGCTCCGGCTGCTCCCAGTTATTCTGCTCCGGCTGCTCCTAGCTATTCAGCACCAAAGGCTCCGTCGTATTCGGCGCCCGCTGCGCCAAGCTAttctgctccagctgctcctaGCTACTCTGCACCAGCGACTCAAAGCTATTCTGCACCTGCGGCTCCAAGTTATTCAGCACCAAAGGCTCCGTCGTATTCGGCGCCCGCTGCGCCAAGCTATTCTGCTCCTAGCTACTCTGCACCAGCGGCTCAAAGCTATTCTGCACCTGCGGCTCCAAGTTATTCAGCGCCAAAGGCTACAAGCTATTCGGCACCCGCTGCCCCTAGCTAttctgctcctgctgctccttCATATTCAGCACCCGCTGCTCCAAATTATTCCGCATCAAAGGCTTCGGAATACGCTGCACGTATGTTGGGATCAGCATACGCACCGCCTACAGGTGGCAATGGAGGATCGTATGTCTCTGCTCCAGCTTGCCCTAATAATTATGTATTCAGTTGTAAGAGCGTCTTTCAACCCGTTCCATGCGCTAGTCAAGGATCCTCATATTAA
- the LOC108605438 gene encoding uncharacterized protein LOC108605438 translates to MKRRSSDNYSVWDGVTTIQLIKTYEEHELLWNSKHRQYVHRDSRTEAWAAMAKTMQMSVPEVKRKLNSLLGVFHSQQRKNVSMPRWWTKYLSFLVDNKTEDHGSAADGMPRSIDPAYKSDDCDSNVYVDGAESDADEPSESGSNKGKHKSAFEEFLAEYEAPKRIVIQEANSSTAISLEPKSGDSNDAEPTPQPSPITQQVDDEDMQLYCKYLCSKLSKYSSSTRSTIQYHFNRILYEADMGWYEESSSSGSSKQ, encoded by the exons ATGAAGCGGCGCTCAAGCGACAACTATTCTGTGTGGGACGGCGTTACGAccatacaattaataaaaacatatgaAGAACACGAATTGCTATGGAATAGCAAACACCGTCAATATGTGCATCGAGACTCTCGCACGGAAGCTTGGGCAGCGATGGccaaaacaatgcaaatgagCGTTCCCGAGGTGAAGAGGAAACTCAACTCCTTACTGGGCGTTTTTCATTCACAGCAAAGGAAGAATGTGTCTATGCCCCGCTGGTGGACCAAGTACTTGTCATTTTTGGTCGACAACAAAACAGAGGATCATGGCTCAGCAGCA GATGGGATGCCCAGATCGATTGATCCTGCGTATAAAAGCGATGACTGCGACTCAAATGTATATGTGGATGGCGCTGAAAGCGATGCAGATGAGCCCTCAGAAAGTGGCAGTAATAAGGGTAAACACAAGTCCGCATTTGAAGAATTTCTTGCCGAGTATGAGGCACCAAAGCGTATAGTCATCCAGGAAGCAAATAGCTCAACAGCCATCAGTCTGGAGCCCAAGAGTGGCGATTCCAATGATGCAGAGCCGACGCCACAGCCAAGTCCCATCACACAACAAGTCGACGACGAAGATATGCAGCTATATTGTAAATACCTGTGTAGtaaactaagcaaatattCCTCAAGCACACGAAGCACAATACAATATCATTTTAATCGCATACTCTATGAGGCCGACATGGGCTGGTACGAGgaaagtagcagcagcggcagcagtaaacaataa